From Pseudanabaena sp. PCC 6802, one genomic window encodes:
- a CDS encoding homocysteine biosynthesis protein: MAQTIAEINAKIAKKTVKVLTVTELKALVAEVGVKQAAKQVDVIATGTFEPMESSGAIINLGHTDPPIKIRSCWIDGVPAYAGFGAVDLYLGATQEVELGEDEKKIDRGGGHAIADLIAGKSLSLRAIGHPNDCYPRASFESTISKDSINQFYLFNPRNLYQNFIVGVNSGEQALYTYLGPLQARLGNAVYSNPGAISPLWNDPDLQTVGIGTRIFMGGGIGYVAWEGTQHFPLQKRLPNRTPIGPAATLALIGDAKQMDSKWVKGCYFHNYGASLMLGVGVPIPVLNEEVITRAAVRDEDIVAPVIDFSIPRRVRPTFGSVSYAQLKSGKITVGGKTIRTAPLASIFLAEQVAIALKEWIVAGTFMLTEPVALLPSDRAFIPQDARGF; encoded by the coding sequence ATGGCTCAGACGATCGCCGAGATTAATGCCAAAATTGCGAAAAAAACTGTCAAGGTCCTCACTGTCACGGAATTAAAAGCTCTGGTGGCAGAAGTAGGCGTAAAGCAGGCAGCGAAGCAGGTGGATGTAATTGCGACGGGCACCTTTGAGCCAATGGAATCATCCGGTGCCATCATCAATCTCGGTCATACCGATCCGCCTATTAAAATCCGCTCCTGCTGGATTGATGGCGTGCCTGCCTATGCGGGTTTTGGGGCAGTGGATTTATATCTGGGCGCAACTCAGGAAGTCGAACTGGGTGAAGATGAGAAAAAGATCGATCGCGGCGGCGGACACGCGATCGCCGATTTGATTGCTGGTAAGTCCCTCAGCCTCAGAGCGATCGGTCATCCCAACGACTGCTATCCCAGGGCATCTTTTGAGTCCACGATTAGTAAAGACAGCATCAATCAGTTTTATCTGTTTAATCCTCGCAATCTCTATCAAAACTTTATTGTGGGAGTAAATAGCGGCGAACAAGCCCTCTATACATACCTGGGGCCTTTGCAAGCTCGCCTCGGAAATGCGGTTTACTCCAATCCCGGTGCTATTTCCCCTCTGTGGAACGATCCCGATTTGCAAACTGTGGGGATAGGTACCAGGATATTTATGGGAGGTGGAATTGGCTATGTGGCGTGGGAGGGCACGCAACATTTTCCTTTGCAAAAGCGATTGCCAAATCGCACTCCCATTGGGCCTGCTGCGACTTTGGCATTAATTGGCGATGCCAAACAGATGGACTCTAAATGGGTGAAGGGTTGCTACTTCCACAACTACGGTGCTTCTCTGATGCTGGGTGTGGGCGTACCGATTCCCGTCTTGAATGAGGAGGTAATAACTAGAGCAGCGGTGCGGGATGAGGATATTGTGGCACCAGTAATTGATTTCTCCATTCCCCGTCGCGTGCGTCCCACTTTTGGTAGCGTTTCCTATGCCCAACTTAAATCTGGCAAAATTACGGTTGGCGGTAAGACTATCCGTACTGCCCCTTTGGCAAGTATATTTCTGGCCGAACAGGTGGCGATCGCATTAAAAGAGTGGATTGTTGCGGGGACATTTATGTTGACCGAGCCTGTAGCTCTATTGCCAAGCGATCGCGCCTTTATCCCCCAAGACGCACGCGGTTTTTAG
- a CDS encoding DUF6887 family protein, which produces MKLPLQAMVDGGLLVMKPEFDKMSRSELKTYVLKHRNDMEALRALMSRRSPDDRATWYKFPDTEEGIKQMEEVFRKRLGG; this is translated from the coding sequence TTGAAATTACCATTACAAGCAATGGTAGATGGAGGTTTGTTGGTGATGAAACCTGAATTTGATAAGATGTCTCGCTCTGAGTTAAAGACTTATGTACTCAAACATAGAAATGACATGGAAGCATTACGAGCTTTGATGAGCCGCCGTAGTCCTGACGATCGGGCAACCTGGTATAAATTTCCCGATACAGAGGAAGGTATTAAGCAAATGGAAGAAGTTTTCCGTAAGAGACTCGGGGGATAG
- the pdhA gene encoding pyruvate dehydrogenase (acetyl-transferring) E1 component subunit alpha: MLQDPITTTSSPLGISESEGLMLYEDMVLGRTFEDKCAEMYYRGRMFGFVHLYNGQEAVATGVIKAMRPDDYTCSTYRDHVHALSAGVTANEVMAELFGKVTGCSKGRGGSMHMFSSRCNFLGGFAFVAEGIPVAAGAAFQTKYRREVLGNANADQVTACFFGDGATNNGQFFETMNMAQLWKLPIIFVIENNKWAIGMEHTRATSDIAIYKKAAAFGMPGYEVDGMDVLAVRKYAQEAIRRARAGEGPTLLECMTYRFRGHSLADPDELRPKEEKDEWFGRDPIEIFASKLMEHGLASEKQLKEIDKKIQTIVEESVRFAEQSPEPSPDELYRYQFAEDE; encoded by the coding sequence ATGCTTCAAGACCCAATTACTACAACCTCTAGCCCTCTAGGAATATCTGAATCTGAAGGCTTAATGCTCTACGAAGACATGGTCTTAGGGCGTACTTTCGAGGACAAGTGTGCCGAAATGTACTATCGCGGCAGAATGTTTGGCTTCGTCCATTTGTACAACGGGCAGGAAGCAGTTGCCACGGGTGTTATCAAAGCCATGCGCCCCGATGACTATACGTGCAGCACCTATCGCGATCACGTCCACGCCCTCAGTGCAGGCGTTACGGCGAATGAGGTGATGGCGGAACTATTCGGCAAGGTCACCGGTTGTAGTAAAGGACGCGGCGGCTCCATGCATATGTTTTCCTCCAGGTGCAATTTCCTGGGCGGGTTTGCCTTTGTTGCCGAGGGCATTCCCGTGGCGGCGGGTGCTGCGTTCCAAACTAAATATCGCCGGGAAGTACTGGGCAATGCTAATGCTGACCAGGTGACGGCTTGCTTCTTTGGCGATGGTGCCACCAATAACGGTCAGTTCTTTGAAACCATGAACATGGCACAGTTGTGGAAGCTGCCGATTATCTTTGTCATCGAAAATAACAAGTGGGCGATCGGGATGGAGCACACCCGCGCCACCTCAGACATTGCCATCTACAAGAAGGCAGCAGCTTTTGGGATGCCGGGTTATGAAGTTGATGGTATGGATGTATTAGCCGTGCGCAAGTATGCCCAAGAGGCAATTCGCCGCGCCCGCGCCGGTGAAGGCCCAACCCTACTAGAATGCATGACCTATCGTTTCCGGGGGCACTCGCTGGCCGATCCCGACGAACTCAGGCCGAAGGAGGAAAAAGACGAATGGTTTGGTCGAGATCCGATCGAAATCTTTGCCAGTAAATTGATGGAGCACGGTCTGGCTTCGGAAAAGCAATTGAAAGAAATCGATAAAAAGATCCAGACCATTGTGGAGGAATCGGTCAGGTTTGCAGAACAATCGCCCGAACCCAGCCCCGACGAGCTATATCGCTATCAATTTGCGGAGGACGAGTAG
- a CDS encoding PAS domain S-box protein, with protein MLLKLRHREQHHKKDPHPEVPRKVSLRLILIVPFLLQISLAVGLTGWLSLKNGQKAVKDVAKQLSSEVTERISRDLVTFLATPHQINQVNAAAFRLGQLDINNLEQIQRHFWEQIHIFRTAAAITIGSERNQFLGVENRDRQEMIIMRSDLSTNYDLHTYTATPNGDRLNLRFLDRNYNPRLRPWYRAAVQAGKPTWSQIFPQVTTQDLTIAAVQPFYGRDGKLEAVLSTSIYLLQAGEFLRSLKIGQTGQGFIIEPNGFMVATSTDEKPFRMDREGVSRIQATDSSNPLTQSTAQFLRSNFGDLSRINTAQSLVFSIDGKSQFVQVMPLRDGKGLDWLIVVVLPEDDFMEQIHANTYTTILLCICALAIAIILGVITSHWITQPILGLVAASNQLAKQFEADIRDTNDIDLAKEIERQQSPSNTAIDVGCASEIGVLANSFNQMAVHLQASFTTLEKRNAELERRVMERTAKIGAANNLLLLEIQNRKRVEDALRESEERYRSIVENANDLIATVSPDQTYLYVSPNTPRNTGYEPEDLIGQHWTPLIHPDDLSILIDYAQQAVKEGERLTTIPYRFKHKDGVWHWYVSTVSPVKDEDGNLLYSVVISRDVTQRKQAELAVQESEARFRGTFDQAAVGIAHVDADGRWLKVNQRYCDILGYSEAELLGMTFRDVTHPDDIEMNTEYYRQLRTGEIADYGIEKRYICKDGHMVWVALTVSPVFNSEGEPQYYTAVVEDISDRKRAEAELKQAKEAAEAANRAKSEFLANISHELRTPLNGILGYTQILQNAECLTQQHLEGLHVIQQCGAHLLTLIDDILDLSKIEAWKMELHPSEFYLHNFLGSLEKIFRLRAEQKGITFIHERATELPICVRGDEQRLRQILINLLGNAVKFTDKGSVTFKVGVIDTRRSDASESEKKENNSSYIRFQVEDTGVGIAPEQLEEIFLPFQQVRNHTRTTEGTGLGLSISKKLAEIMGSELKVNSVPGQGSSFWLDLNLPIVQCASELVSRSQCHTIGYIGVRRKILIADDNSINRLVLLNLLAPLGFEVAEAVDGRDCLQKAAQFHPDAIFVDLAMPVMDGFETIRQLRRSPLWQNTAIIVTSASAFAQDHQASLNAGANGFVPKPVDAEAVLASLHTHLGLQWIYAATDKQERDRQPLTGETDSVTANLSELAAILPKANMVELYDLTKIGDIKGILNWATCVEQLDAKYKPLTAQIRQLAKGFQVKQIQEFVKTHCEQK; from the coding sequence ATGCTGCTTAAACTACGCCATAGAGAACAGCACCATAAAAAAGATCCCCACCCCGAGGTGCCGAGAAAGGTATCATTGCGCCTAATTCTGATCGTGCCGTTCCTGTTGCAGATTTCCCTCGCTGTTGGTCTGACGGGTTGGTTATCCCTAAAAAACGGGCAGAAAGCAGTCAAGGATGTAGCTAAGCAGCTTAGTAGTGAAGTGACAGAAAGAATTTCACGGGATCTAGTTACATTCCTGGCAACTCCTCACCAAATTAACCAGGTTAATGCCGCAGCGTTCAGACTAGGGCAATTAGACATTAATAATTTAGAGCAGATACAACGACACTTTTGGGAGCAAATTCACATATTCAGAACCGCCGCCGCAATCACGATTGGTAGCGAACGCAATCAGTTTCTGGGCGTGGAGAATCGCGATCGCCAGGAGATGATTATTATGCGATCGGATCTGTCTACAAACTACGATCTGCACACTTATACAGCTACTCCCAATGGCGATCGCCTGAATTTACGTTTTCTAGATCGCAACTACAATCCACGCCTCAGACCCTGGTATCGAGCTGCCGTGCAGGCAGGCAAGCCGACCTGGAGCCAAATCTTCCCCCAGGTCACCACGCAAGACTTGACAATTGCCGCAGTGCAACCCTTCTACGGTCGCGATGGCAAATTAGAAGCAGTACTCAGTACCAGCATTTATCTGCTCCAGGCTGGGGAATTTTTGCGATCGCTCAAAATCGGACAAACCGGCCAAGGTTTCATCATCGAGCCTAATGGCTTTATGGTTGCTACTTCTACTGATGAAAAACCATTCCGCATGGATCGAGAAGGTGTTAGCCGCATCCAGGCCACTGATAGCAGCAATCCCCTCACACAATCGACAGCCCAGTTTCTGCGCAGCAACTTTGGCGATCTCAGTCGCATTAATACCGCTCAAAGCTTAGTATTTTCCATCGATGGTAAGTCTCAATTCGTGCAGGTTATGCCTCTGCGGGATGGCAAGGGATTAGATTGGCTCATTGTAGTGGTGCTGCCTGAAGATGATTTCATGGAGCAAATCCATGCCAATACATACACGACTATTCTGCTATGTATTTGCGCTCTTGCGATCGCGATTATCCTGGGTGTAATTACCTCCCATTGGATTACGCAGCCAATTCTGGGTTTGGTGGCGGCATCGAATCAGCTTGCCAAGCAGTTTGAGGCAGATATTCGCGATACAAACGATATAGATCTAGCCAAGGAAATCGAGCGACAACAAAGTCCGAGCAATACCGCAATTGATGTGGGGTGTGCCAGCGAAATTGGAGTGCTGGCAAACTCCTTTAACCAGATGGCAGTTCACCTGCAAGCTTCATTTACCACACTAGAGAAACGCAACGCCGAGCTAGAACGAAGGGTAATGGAACGTACTGCTAAAATCGGTGCGGCAAATAATTTGTTACTGCTAGAGATTCAAAATCGCAAACGAGTAGAGGATGCATTGAGAGAAAGCGAAGAACGCTATCGCAGTATTGTCGAAAATGCTAACGATCTAATTGCGACAGTTTCGCCAGATCAAACCTATCTCTATGTGTCCCCTAACACGCCTCGGAATACTGGTTACGAACCGGAGGATTTAATCGGCCAACACTGGACTCCGCTCATCCATCCCGACGATTTGTCCATACTCATAGACTACGCCCAACAAGCAGTTAAGGAAGGAGAAAGACTTACTACAATTCCCTATCGCTTTAAGCACAAAGATGGAGTTTGGCATTGGTATGTCTCGACCGTGTCTCCTGTAAAAGATGAAGATGGCAATCTGCTCTACTCAGTCGTAATCAGTCGGGATGTCACGCAACGCAAGCAGGCCGAGTTAGCAGTCCAAGAGAGCGAAGCTCGATTTCGCGGCACCTTCGATCAAGCAGCGGTGGGCATCGCCCATGTTGATGCGGATGGCAGGTGGCTTAAGGTAAATCAGCGGTATTGCGATATTTTAGGCTATAGCGAAGCGGAGCTATTGGGCATGACATTCCGCGACGTGACGCATCCCGACGATATTGAGATGAATACGGAATATTATCGCCAACTCAGAACCGGAGAAATTGCAGACTATGGGATTGAAAAGCGCTACATTTGTAAAGATGGTCATATGGTTTGGGTGGCTCTCACTGTTTCTCCAGTTTTCAATTCTGAAGGAGAACCTCAGTACTACACAGCAGTTGTTGAGGATATTAGCGATCGCAAACGTGCCGAAGCAGAACTCAAACAGGCTAAAGAGGCAGCTGAAGCAGCTAACCGTGCTAAGAGTGAATTTCTCGCTAATATCAGTCACGAATTGCGCACTCCTCTCAATGGTATTTTAGGCTATACGCAAATCCTCCAAAACGCTGAATGTCTGACACAGCAGCATCTGGAAGGCTTACATGTCATCCAACAGTGCGGCGCTCATTTGTTAACGCTGATCGATGACATCTTAGATCTTTCAAAGATCGAAGCCTGGAAAATGGAACTCCACCCTAGTGAGTTCTACCTCCATAACTTTCTGGGCAGCCTTGAGAAAATCTTCCGGCTTCGTGCCGAGCAAAAAGGAATTACCTTTATCCACGAGCGCGCGACCGAATTGCCTATCTGTGTCAGGGGCGACGAGCAAAGGCTAAGACAAATCCTGATCAATTTGTTGGGCAATGCTGTCAAGTTTACGGACAAGGGCAGCGTTACTTTTAAAGTTGGAGTAATAGACACTCGGAGATCGGATGCAAGCGAGTCGGAAAAGAAAGAGAATAATTCGAGTTATATCAGGTTTCAAGTAGAAGACACAGGTGTTGGCATCGCGCCGGAGCAATTAGAGGAAATCTTTTTACCATTCCAGCAGGTGAGAAATCATACGCGCACAACCGAGGGAACTGGTTTGGGACTTTCGATCAGTAAAAAACTGGCGGAAATTATGGGCAGCGAGCTAAAGGTAAATAGCGTTCCAGGGCAAGGGAGTAGTTTCTGGTTAGACCTGAATCTACCCATCGTGCAGTGTGCGTCTGAGTTGGTGTCGCGATCGCAATGTCATACCATTGGCTACATTGGCGTGCGGCGCAAGATCTTGATTGCGGATGATAATTCGATCAACCGTCTCGTTCTGCTTAACTTACTAGCACCTTTAGGCTTTGAAGTGGCCGAAGCGGTTGATGGTCGGGATTGTTTGCAAAAGGCAGCACAATTCCACCCCGACGCTATTTTTGTCGATCTGGCCATGCCGGTCATGGATGGATTTGAGACCATTCGTCAATTGCGGCGATCGCCCCTTTGGCAAAATACTGCGATTATCGTGACTTCCGCCAGTGCCTTTGCCCAAGATCACCAGGCTAGCCTTAACGCTGGCGCTAACGGGTTTGTCCCTAAGCCAGTCGATGCGGAAGCAGTATTAGCAAGCTTGCATACCCATCTTGGCTTGCAGTGGATCTATGCTGCAACTGACAAGCAAGAACGCGATCGCCAACCCCTGACGGGTGAAACAGATAGTGTAACTGCAAATTTATCCGAACTTGCAGCGATTCTACCCAAGGCAAACATGGTAGAGTTATACGATCTAACCAAAATTGGTGATATTAAAGGTATCCTCAATTGGGCTACGTGCGTGGAACAATTGGATGCTAAATATAAACCACTTACTGCTCAAATTCGGCAGTTAGCAAAGGGCTTTCAAGTCAAGCAAATCCAGGAATTCGTCAAGACGCATTGCGAGCAGAAATGA
- a CDS encoding Hsp70 family protein translates to MHYAIDFGTSNTVVARINELGEVETVKLPDLSTTIAGNPPLIPSLVYVQNAQTADVLVGQEVRDRGLDVKLAKGEQRFFSSFKRAISNPGPGFVPELDGEAVSFARVGGWFLRRIIDRLPEIDSLVFTVPVDSFEPYRQWLSDVCAQLDIKQIRLLDEPTAAALGYGLTPGTQTILTVDFGGGTLDLALVKLNLPDLQASATNTTNTNTPGQNPLGFLLKWGNRDVSPVNAKLQSQTAKVLAKFGINLGGIDIDNWLVDYFHTTQNLPKNSLTTRLAEKVKIALSKSDRASEVWFDDLALDSYLLDLDRDSFEQILKQNQFFDRLDEAVEQINQQAKRQGIELKDIDGVLLVGGTAQIPAVRNWAERHFSAEKVKADRPFEAIAHGALSQGWEIKDFLYHSYGVRFWDKRYKKHGWHPIVKSGQPYPLAEPVELLLGASLPNQPSIELVIGELGEASTEVYFDGDRLVTRNLEQKQMSVQALNDNDTGRAIAQLQPPGKPGSDRIKVLFYVDEQRTLRITVEDLLTNETIVADRAVVQLL, encoded by the coding sequence ATGCACTACGCGATCGACTTTGGCACTAGCAACACGGTTGTAGCCAGAATCAATGAATTGGGTGAGGTGGAAACTGTCAAACTACCAGATCTCAGCACCACGATCGCAGGTAACCCGCCCTTGATCCCTAGTCTGGTCTACGTTCAGAATGCCCAAACCGCTGATGTTTTAGTCGGTCAAGAGGTGCGCGATCGCGGCCTGGATGTGAAACTTGCTAAAGGCGAACAGAGATTTTTTAGCAGTTTTAAACGTGCCATTAGTAACCCTGGGCCTGGATTTGTGCCAGAGCTAGATGGAGAAGCGGTTAGCTTTGCACGGGTAGGGGGGTGGTTCCTGCGACGCATTATCGACCGACTGCCCGAGATTGACTCGTTGGTCTTTACCGTGCCAGTGGATAGCTTTGAACCATATCGCCAGTGGCTGTCCGATGTCTGCGCCCAGTTAGATATTAAGCAAATTCGCCTGTTGGACGAACCGACCGCCGCTGCTCTGGGCTATGGGCTAACCCCTGGCACCCAAACTATCCTTACGGTTGACTTTGGTGGTGGCACGCTCGATCTGGCTCTGGTGAAGCTAAATTTACCCGACCTGCAAGCAAGCGCTACAAATACTACAAATACCAATACGCCTGGGCAAAATCCGCTGGGATTTTTGCTGAAATGGGGTAACCGCGACGTTAGCCCCGTGAATGCTAAGCTGCAATCTCAGACCGCCAAGGTTCTGGCAAAATTTGGGATTAACCTCGGCGGTATCGATATCGATAATTGGTTGGTAGACTACTTCCATACCACGCAAAATCTACCCAAAAACTCCCTGACTACCCGCCTCGCGGAGAAAGTAAAAATAGCGCTTTCTAAGAGCGATCGCGCCAGTGAAGTATGGTTTGACGATCTCGCTCTCGATAGTTACCTGCTGGATCTCGATCGCGATAGTTTTGAGCAGATCTTGAAACAAAATCAGTTCTTCGATCGCCTGGATGAAGCCGTAGAGCAAATTAACCAGCAGGCAAAACGGCAGGGTATCGAACTCAAAGATATTGATGGCGTATTACTCGTTGGCGGCACAGCCCAGATTCCCGCCGTGCGGAATTGGGCAGAACGACATTTTTCGGCGGAAAAAGTCAAGGCCGATCGACCATTTGAGGCGATCGCCCACGGAGCCTTAAGCCAGGGCTGGGAAATTAAGGATTTTCTCTACCACAGCTACGGCGTGCGCTTTTGGGATAAACGCTATAAAAAGCACGGTTGGCACCCGATTGTGAAATCCGGGCAACCCTATCCCCTAGCAGAGCCGGTGGAACTCTTGTTGGGTGCATCCTTACCCAATCAGCCGAGCATTGAGTTGGTGATTGGCGAGTTGGGAGAAGCCAGTACGGAAGTGTATTTTGATGGCGATCGCCTCGTAACCCGCAACTTAGAGCAAAAGCAAATGTCGGTGCAGGCACTAAACGATAACGATACTGGCAGAGCGATCGCGCAACTGCAACCGCCGGGGAAACCGGGTAGCGATCGGATCAAAGTATTATTTTATGTAGACGAACAGCGCACGCTCCGCATTACAGTCGAGGATTTGCTTACTAATGAAACGATTGTGGCAGATCGGGCAGTTGTGCAGCTATTATGA
- a CDS encoding hybrid sensor histidine kinase/response regulator has product MIPEETPEAATILVVDDNPTNLSVLFDLLSHEGFKVLVAGDGESAIAQVQYIQPDLLLLDVMMPGINGFETCRQLKQSALTQNIPVIFMTALSEISDKVKGFNVGAVDYITKPIDREEVLARIKTHLTIQNLQKTLQTQNLALQKEIDERIAAESALRMFLHAVSHDLRNPVTAMLMVLRHLLRRTHAEKPEGESTEVGENGASEASTPVPKSILEKMEQSTERQLNLINSLLESHVNDIQGIVLHQEPRSLHQLVEGAIADLEPLIAENSTKLDNFIASDLPLVSVDSTQLCRVWHNLISNALKHNPPGLHLTLDASSVPPMILCSVTDNGVGMTPEQCDRLFNLYAQGKRSQQSLGLGLGLYLCRQIITAHGGEIGVESQPNAGSKFWFTIPIAV; this is encoded by the coding sequence ATGATCCCCGAAGAAACACCTGAAGCGGCGACAATTTTAGTCGTCGATGATAACCCCACAAATTTAAGCGTTCTATTTGACCTCTTAAGTCATGAAGGTTTTAAGGTATTAGTGGCAGGGGATGGAGAAAGCGCGATCGCTCAGGTGCAATACATTCAACCCGACTTACTACTACTAGATGTAATGATGCCTGGTATCAATGGGTTTGAAACCTGTCGGCAGCTCAAGCAGAGCGCATTAACCCAAAATATTCCAGTTATCTTTATGACAGCTTTATCTGAGATTTCAGACAAAGTAAAGGGTTTTAATGTCGGTGCCGTGGACTATATTACCAAGCCTATCGATCGCGAAGAAGTTCTCGCTCGTATCAAAACACACCTGACAATTCAAAATTTACAAAAGACTCTACAGACACAGAATCTAGCACTACAAAAGGAGATTGACGAGCGTATCGCTGCCGAATCAGCACTGCGCATGTTCCTCCATGCGGTTTCCCACGACCTGCGCAATCCCGTCACCGCTATGTTGATGGTATTGCGCCATCTTTTGCGCCGAACGCATGCTGAGAAGCCCGAAGGTGAATCTACCGAAGTGGGGGAAAACGGAGCAAGCGAAGCAAGTACGCCCGTGCCGAAATCAATCTTAGAGAAGATGGAACAAAGTACGGAACGGCAACTTAACTTGATCAATTCTCTCCTGGAATCCCATGTCAACGACATCCAGGGCATCGTGTTGCATCAAGAACCCCGATCGCTCCATCAATTGGTTGAAGGTGCGATTGCCGATCTCGAACCCCTCATAGCCGAAAATAGCACTAAACTCGACAACTTCATCGCATCCGATCTTCCCCTCGTATCGGTTGATTCTACGCAATTATGTCGGGTGTGGCACAACTTGATTAGCAACGCCCTCAAGCACAATCCCCCAGGTCTGCATCTGACGCTTGATGCCTCATCAGTTCCACCAATGATTCTCTGCAGTGTTACGGATAATGGGGTTGGCATGACACCAGAACAGTGCGATCGCCTGTTTAATCTCTATGCTCAGGGCAAGCGATCGCAGCAATCCCTAGGTCTTGGCTTAGGACTCTATCTCTGCCGTCAAATTATCACTGCTCACGGTGGTGAAATTGGTGTAGAGAGCCAACCGAATGCAGGCTCGAAGTTCTGGTTTACAATCCCAATCGCTGTTTGA
- a CDS encoding DNA/RNA non-specific endonuclease, whose amino-acid sequence MGNNSRRRIIKSIFWSVCGACLAIALLGIFSGFPESALALKRNPAIDPTSSVHLTMGNPSQATTSLQNPTNYLMLKRTYALSYNRDRGGPNWVSWQLNSSWLGRVQRTEDWNADLSLPSGWDLISPSSYKGSGYDRGHMIPSDDRTKNTRDNSETFQMTNILPQAPDNNRGAWVELEKYARELVRKGNELYIIAGGVGQKGKIARGKVVVPARTWKVIIVLERPGEGVSGVNSNTRTIAVDMPNENGISQDWQQFKTSIDKLEADTGYDFLSAVPSDIQSAIESRVDGEITFFNSRNIFGIGIFVLVAALVAIGLYKFKQRLGL is encoded by the coding sequence ATGGGAAATAATAGCCGCAGACGGATAATTAAGTCGATCTTCTGGAGCGTATGTGGAGCGTGCTTGGCGATCGCTCTTTTAGGCATCTTCAGTGGCTTTCCAGAAAGCGCGCTGGCATTAAAGCGGAATCCAGCTATCGATCCAACTAGTAGCGTGCATCTGACTATGGGTAATCCCAGTCAAGCTACTACCAGCTTGCAGAATCCCACCAATTATTTAATGCTGAAACGGACGTATGCCCTCTCTTACAATCGCGATCGCGGCGGCCCAAACTGGGTAAGCTGGCAGTTGAATAGCTCGTGGTTGGGTCGCGTTCAGCGTACCGAGGACTGGAATGCCGATCTGAGTTTGCCCTCAGGCTGGGATCTAATTTCGCCCAGCAGCTACAAAGGCAGCGGCTACGATCGCGGGCATATGATTCCCTCTGACGATCGCACAAAGAATACTAGAGATAATTCTGAAACCTTTCAGATGACAAATATCTTGCCACAAGCTCCTGACAATAATCGCGGTGCTTGGGTGGAGTTGGAAAAATATGCGCGGGAACTGGTAAGAAAAGGCAACGAACTCTATATTATTGCTGGTGGAGTAGGGCAAAAGGGAAAAATTGCTCGCGGTAAAGTAGTCGTTCCCGCCAGAACTTGGAAAGTAATTATTGTGTTGGAGCGACCTGGTGAAGGAGTGAGTGGCGTTAACTCCAATACGCGCACTATCGCCGTTGACATGCCCAATGAGAACGGCATAAGTCAAGATTGGCAGCAGTTTAAAACTAGCATAGATAAGCTTGAAGCCGATACTGGCTATGATTTTCTATCCGCTGTACCAAGCGATATCCAGTCTGCGATCGAGTCTAGAGTGGATGGGGAAATAACATTCTTTAACAGCCGTAATATCTTTGGCATAGGCATCTTTGTTCTAGTCGCAGCATTAGTTGCGATTGGTCTATACAAGTTCAAACAGCGATTGGGATTGTAA
- a CDS encoding DUF6888 family protein gives MLSNLYRDIHLFRFDPLTVEIYILAGETLEITITSNGRWRFVGDET, from the coding sequence ATGCTGTCAAATCTTTACAGAGATATTCATCTGTTTCGATTCGATCCTCTTACAGTGGAAATATACATCTTGGCTGGCGAAACGCTTGAAATTACCATTACAAGCAATGGTAGATGGAGGTTTGTTGGTGATGAAACCTGA